The following proteins come from a genomic window of Rutidosis leptorrhynchoides isolate AG116_Rl617_1_P2 chromosome 10, CSIRO_AGI_Rlap_v1, whole genome shotgun sequence:
- the LOC139873510 gene encoding LOW QUALITY PROTEIN: protein SLOW WALKER 1-like (The sequence of the model RefSeq protein was modified relative to this genomic sequence to represent the inferred CDS: inserted 2 bases in 2 codons), with the protein MAVDEIVKTFPVRPKLKSTTNRSKTTTPESKYWKSFKSKQTQTLISSITSLSFSPISPHDFAATHSATVTIFNSQTLEPKSTISSFKDTATSACYRSDGQLLAAGSLSGQIQVFNXQKRSSLRRLRGHXRSVHFVSYPRVDKLYLYSGGDDSIVKYWDVSTETSISNLYGHKDYVRCGDGSPVSDDMFVTGSYDHTVRVWDIRVSSNGSMLDVNHGAPIEDVIYLPSGGLIATAGGNCVKIWDVIGGGKLLYSMESHNKTVTSLCVAKIGEGKGDFANQYRILSASLDGYMKVFDYSKLKITSSIRFTSSLMSVAFSPDGSTRVIGSSNGVLYAGKRKKEDNLGLVKSEWGKYVGFGAIDEPEKRVLRPSYFRYFHRGQSEKPSKGDYLITRPKKVKLSEHDKLLKKFHHKEALVSALKAKNPENVDAVMEELVSRKKLLKCVLNLGVDEIGLLLSFLQRYSTMSRYAGILIAVTKKVVENWIDDINGSDELKGYIRNLKRSIMEEITIQQSLLEIQGMISPLMKIAGRR; encoded by the exons ATGGCGGTCGACGAAATAGTCAAAACATTTCCAGTACGACCGAAGCTCAAATCAACAACGAACAGATCCAAAACAACAACACCTGAATCAAAATACTGGAAatcgttcaaatcaaagcaaacaCAAACCCTAATTTCATCCATTACCTCACTCTCATTTTCCCCAATTTCACCACACGATTTTGCCGCAACACATTCTGCAACCGTCACAATATTCAATTCACAAACCCTAGAACCTAAATCCACCATCTCATCATTCAAAGACACCGCTACTTCCGCTTGTTATCGTTCCGACGGTCAGTTACTCGCCGCCGGTTCACTTTCCGGTCAAATTCAGGTCTTTA GTCAAAAACGGTCATCTCTCCGGCGTCTTCGTGGTC TCCGTTCTGTGCATTTTGTAAGTTATCCTCGTGTtgataagttgtatttatattctgGTGGGGATGATTCCATTGTTAAGTATTGGGATGTATCGACTGAAACATCGATATCGAATTTATACGGTCATAAGGATTATGTTCGATGTGGTGATGGATCACCTGTGAGTGATGATATGTTTGTTACAGGGTCTTATGATCATACTGTTAGGGTTTGGGACATTAGGGTTTCGAGCAATGGATCCATGTTGGATGTTAATCATGGGGCCCCGATTGAGGATGTGATTTATTTGCCTTCTGGTGGTTTAATTGCGACTGCAGGCGGTAATTGCGTGAAAATTTGGGATGTAATTGGTGGTGGTAAGCTGTTGTATTCGATGGAGAGTCATAATAAAACTGTAACGTCTTTGTGTGTTGCGAAAATAGGTGAAGGGAAAGGCGATTTCGCGAATCAGTATAGGATTTTGAGTGCTTCGTTGGATGGGTATATGAAAGTTTTTGATTACTCAAAGTTGAAGATTACAAGCTCGATTAGGTTTACGTCTTCGCTTATGTCGGTAGCGTTTTCACCCGATGGTTCTACTAGGGTTATTGGTAGTTCAAACGGGGTGCTTTATGCTGGGAAAAGGAAAAAGGAAGATAATTTAGGGTTGGTTAAATCAGAATGGGGGAAATATGTTGGTTTTGGAGCTATAGACGAGCCCGAAAAGAGGGTTTTAAGGCCTTCGTATTTTCGTTATTTTCATCGTGGACAAAGTGAGAAGCCTTCAAAAGGGGATTATTTGATCACGAGACCGAAAAAGGTGAAACTTTCTGAACATGACAAACTATTGAAGAAATTTCATCATAAAGAGGCTTTGGTATCGGCACTAAAAGCTAAGAATCCTGAAAATGTAGATGCAGTTATGGAAGAATTGGTGTCAAGAAAGAAACTTTTGAAATGTGTTTTGAATTTGGGAGTGGATGagattggattgttgttaagtttCTTGCAGAGGTACTCAACAATGTCACGTTATGCTGGTATTTTGATTGCGGTAACAAAGAAAGTTGTTGAAAACTGGATTGATGATATTAATGGATCTGATGAATTAAAAGGTTATATTCGAAATCTAAAGAGGTCGATTATGGAGGAGATAACTATACAACAGTCTTTGCTAGAAATACAAGGTATGATCTCTCCCTTAATGAAGATTGCAGGGAGAAGATGA
- the LOC139872106 gene encoding two-component response regulator ORR22-like isoform X1, with protein MTVEEIRGAIGVSNEIDRFPIGMRVLAVDDDPTCLKLLDGLLRKCQYQVTTTNQAITALKMLREDRNRFDLVISDVHMPDMDGFKLLELVGLEMDLPVIMLSGNSDPKLVMKGITHGACDYLVKPVRLEELRNVWQHVIRKKVETKSQSKSNNNQDKQNYECGQEAGSGDSNGKLNRKRKDEDEDVEDNENEDDDPSTQKKPRVVWSIDLHRKFVAAVNQLGIEKAVPKRILDLMNVEGLTRENVASHLQKYRLYLRRISQQSNMVVAFGGSKDASSYMRMTSLDGLGDFHSLSASGRLPNAQLSSYSPSGMLGRLNSPNGMTLNSLTTPSFIQQTHTPSLTNSVNNIQPVVLPTPSNHQTQNLLQGIPTSFDLGQLQPSNKLNTQLSDFNTVDQARIFNGSNNFSTLANQSSLNLVSSSSTFHDVPPPMGVNYHDSNSNLKFGYTASSNTINGFGSNIASIASVPLEGQGQSQGQSQRPGQYGKQSYGQYSSNGFSAGPTLTGGSLSGPVSQPVDQICGVYSRSNILPMQRNRETHRSSTELKMESGENYLLDQIKLPNGFVANNGYDSLDDLMNGMMKREQDPTVMMDGEFGFDPYSFGSCI; from the exons atGACAGTGGAGGAAATTAGAGGGGCTattggtgttagtaatgaaattgataGATTTCCAATTGGTATGAGAGTTCTTGCTGTTGATGATGATCCAACTTGTTTAAAGCTATTAGATGGGCTTTTAAGGAAATGCCAATATCAAG TTACAACCACAAATCAAGCAATAACAGCATTGAAGATGCTAAGGGAAGATCGAAACCGTTTCGACCTTGTGATCAGTGATGTGCATATGCCAGACATGGATGGCTTCAAGCTTCTTGAACTTGTTGGTCTTGAAATGGACTTGCCTGTTATCA TGTTATCAGGAAACAGTGACCCGAAGCTTGTAATGAAAGGGATCACACATGGTGCTTGTGACTACCTTGTGAAGCCTGTTCGTCTTGAGGAATTACGCAACGTATGGCAACATGTGATTAGGAAAAAAGTTGAAACAAAATCTCAGTCAAAGTCAAACAATAACCAAGATAAGCAGAATTACGAATGTGGACAAGAAGCTGGTAGTGGAGATTCAAATGGGAAACTTAATAGGAAAAgaaaagatgaagatgaagatgttgaAGATAATGAGAATGAAGATGATGACCCGTCAACACAAAAGAAGCCACGTGTTGTTTGGTCCATTGATCTTCATAGAAAATTTGTAGCTGCCGTTAATCAACTTGGAATCGAGA AAGCTGTTCCTAAAAGGATTCTTGATTTGATGAATGTTGAAGGTCTTACTAGGGAAAATGTTGCAAGCCATTTACAG AAATATCGTCTTTACTTAAGAAGGATCAGTCAACAATCTAACATGGTTGTGGCATTTGGCGGTAGCAAGGACGCATCATCTTACATGAGGATGACATCACTCGATGGGCTTGGTGACTTTCATTCGTTATCAGCTTCTGGAAGACTACCAAACGCTCAGTTATCATCGTATTCACCTTCTGGTATGCTCGGTAGACTCAATAGCCCAAACGGGATGACCCTTAACAGCCTCACAACTCCTTCGTTTATCCAACAAACTCATACTCCAAGTTTGACCAATTCGGTCAACAATATACAACCGGTTGTATTACCGACACCATCAAATCACCAAACCCAGAATCTTCTTCAGGGTATACCGACATCTTTTGACCTCGGTCAACTACAACCGAGTAATAAATTGAATACCCAACTCTCGGATTTCAATACCGTTGACCAAGCTCGAATCTTTAATGGTTCTAACAACTTTTCAACGTTAGCGAATCAGTCTTCATTGAATCTTGTTTCAAGTAGTTCCACCTTTCATGATGTCCCACCACCAATGGGAGTAAATTATCACGATTCGAATAGTAACCTAAAATTCGGTTACACTGCTAGCAGTAACACAATTAACGGATTTGGTTCTAATATTGCTAGCATAGCCTCGGTCCCTCTTGAAGGTcagggtcaaagtcaaggtcaaagtCAAAGGCCTGGACAGTATGGTAAACAAAGTTATGGTCAGTATTCAAGTAATGGTTTTAGTGCAGGACCAACACTCACAGGTGGTAGTTTGAGTGGACCCGTGAGTCAACCGGTTGACCAAATATGTGGGGTCTACAGTAGGTCGAATATACTCCCTATGCAGCGGAATAGAGAGACTCATAGGTCAAGTACCGAATTGAAAATGGAATCTGGTGAAAACTATTTACTGGATCAGATTAAATTACCAAATGGTTTTGTTGCAAACAATGGTTATGATTCCTTGGATGATCTTATGAATGGAATGATGAAACGG GAGCAGGATCCAACGGTGATGATGGATGGAGAATTCGGATTTGATCCGTATTCATTCGGATCATGTATATGA
- the LOC139872106 gene encoding two-component response regulator ORR22-like isoform X2: MTVEEIRGAIGVSNEIDRFPIGMRVLAVDDDPTCLKLLDGLLRKCQYQVTTTNQAITALKMLREDRNRFDLVISDVHMPDMDGFKLLELVGLEMDLPVIMLSGNSDPKLVMKGITHGACDYLVKPVRLEELRNVWQHVIRKKVETKSQSKSNNNQDKQNYECGQEAGSGDSNGKLNRKRKDEDEDVEDNENEDDDPSTQKKPRVVWSIDLHRKFVAAVNQLGIEKAVPKRILDLMNVEGLTRENVASHLQKYRLYLRRISQQSNMVVAFGGSKDASSYMRMTSLDGLGDFHSLSASGRLPNAQLSSYSPSGMLGRLNSPNGMTLNSLTTPSFIQQTHTPSLTNSVNNIQPVVLPTPSNHQTQNLLQGIPTSFDLGQLQPSNKLNTQLSDFNTVDQARIFNGSNNFSTLANQSSLNLVSSSSTFHDVPPPMGVNYHDSNSNLKFGYTASSNTINGFGSNIASIASVPLEGQGQSQGQSQRPGQYGKQSYGQYSSNGFSAGPTLTGGSLSGPVSQPVDQICGVYSRSNILPMQRNRETHRSSTELKMESGENYLLDQIKLPNGFVANNGYDSLDDLMNGMMKRDPTVMMDGEFGFDPYSFGSCI, from the exons atGACAGTGGAGGAAATTAGAGGGGCTattggtgttagtaatgaaattgataGATTTCCAATTGGTATGAGAGTTCTTGCTGTTGATGATGATCCAACTTGTTTAAAGCTATTAGATGGGCTTTTAAGGAAATGCCAATATCAAG TTACAACCACAAATCAAGCAATAACAGCATTGAAGATGCTAAGGGAAGATCGAAACCGTTTCGACCTTGTGATCAGTGATGTGCATATGCCAGACATGGATGGCTTCAAGCTTCTTGAACTTGTTGGTCTTGAAATGGACTTGCCTGTTATCA TGTTATCAGGAAACAGTGACCCGAAGCTTGTAATGAAAGGGATCACACATGGTGCTTGTGACTACCTTGTGAAGCCTGTTCGTCTTGAGGAATTACGCAACGTATGGCAACATGTGATTAGGAAAAAAGTTGAAACAAAATCTCAGTCAAAGTCAAACAATAACCAAGATAAGCAGAATTACGAATGTGGACAAGAAGCTGGTAGTGGAGATTCAAATGGGAAACTTAATAGGAAAAgaaaagatgaagatgaagatgttgaAGATAATGAGAATGAAGATGATGACCCGTCAACACAAAAGAAGCCACGTGTTGTTTGGTCCATTGATCTTCATAGAAAATTTGTAGCTGCCGTTAATCAACTTGGAATCGAGA AAGCTGTTCCTAAAAGGATTCTTGATTTGATGAATGTTGAAGGTCTTACTAGGGAAAATGTTGCAAGCCATTTACAG AAATATCGTCTTTACTTAAGAAGGATCAGTCAACAATCTAACATGGTTGTGGCATTTGGCGGTAGCAAGGACGCATCATCTTACATGAGGATGACATCACTCGATGGGCTTGGTGACTTTCATTCGTTATCAGCTTCTGGAAGACTACCAAACGCTCAGTTATCATCGTATTCACCTTCTGGTATGCTCGGTAGACTCAATAGCCCAAACGGGATGACCCTTAACAGCCTCACAACTCCTTCGTTTATCCAACAAACTCATACTCCAAGTTTGACCAATTCGGTCAACAATATACAACCGGTTGTATTACCGACACCATCAAATCACCAAACCCAGAATCTTCTTCAGGGTATACCGACATCTTTTGACCTCGGTCAACTACAACCGAGTAATAAATTGAATACCCAACTCTCGGATTTCAATACCGTTGACCAAGCTCGAATCTTTAATGGTTCTAACAACTTTTCAACGTTAGCGAATCAGTCTTCATTGAATCTTGTTTCAAGTAGTTCCACCTTTCATGATGTCCCACCACCAATGGGAGTAAATTATCACGATTCGAATAGTAACCTAAAATTCGGTTACACTGCTAGCAGTAACACAATTAACGGATTTGGTTCTAATATTGCTAGCATAGCCTCGGTCCCTCTTGAAGGTcagggtcaaagtcaaggtcaaagtCAAAGGCCTGGACAGTATGGTAAACAAAGTTATGGTCAGTATTCAAGTAATGGTTTTAGTGCAGGACCAACACTCACAGGTGGTAGTTTGAGTGGACCCGTGAGTCAACCGGTTGACCAAATATGTGGGGTCTACAGTAGGTCGAATATACTCCCTATGCAGCGGAATAGAGAGACTCATAGGTCAAGTACCGAATTGAAAATGGAATCTGGTGAAAACTATTTACTGGATCAGATTAAATTACCAAATGGTTTTGTTGCAAACAATGGTTATGATTCCTTGGATGATCTTATGAATGGAATGATGAAACGG GATCCAACGGTGATGATGGATGGAGAATTCGGATTTGATCCGTATTCATTCGGATCATGTATATGA